One stretch of Pedobacter riviphilus DNA includes these proteins:
- a CDS encoding bacteriocin-like protein, producing MKKLSRNEMKVVNGGLLLLLMNAVCTQIQKQEVFTDVVVLLNKQRKILWMMVVPILI from the coding sequence ATGAAAAAACTTAGTAGAAATGAAATGAAAGTTGTTAATGGGGGGTTGCTGCTGTTGCTTATGAATGCTGTGTGTACACAGATACAGAAACAGGAGGTTTTTACAGACGTTGTGGTCTTACTGAACAAGCAGCGCAAGATCTTGTGGATGATGGTGGTGCCGATCCTAATATGA
- a CDS encoding LutB/LldF family L-lactate oxidation iron-sulfur protein, with amino-acid sequence MMKTAEEFLEKSDEKAFDLPHRKTINYNIGKYNAAVERGLSKFENLEASKKKAHVIKWRVMENLDKFLPEFESNFQRRGGKVIWANNAEEAQQEILNIIKRNNGKTVIKSKSMTTEEIHLNDFLEKNDIESLESDLGEYIVQLLGQAPYHIVTPAMHLSATDIAQLFHDKFGTPIDATPPQLVQKARELLRDKYLNADIGISGGNFLIADTGSIALTENEGNARLSTTFPKIHIAIVGIEKVIPSIADLDLFWPLLASHGTGQNLTVYNTILSGPRQPNETDGPEEMYVILLDNGRTNLLAQKDQRQGLYCIRCGACLNACPVYKNIGGHTYNTTYSGPIGSVITPHLKGMEEFKHLSYASSLCGKCSEVCPVKIDIHKMLLLNRRDAASGHENGKKEEIGWSMFSRMMQKRKWMDFFGGKFKNFMLSTFFKKSWGKYREMPKVADKSFAKQWEELKKNKES; translated from the coding sequence TTGATGAAAACTGCCGAGGAATTTTTAGAGAAATCTGATGAGAAAGCTTTCGATTTACCGCACCGCAAAACCATAAATTATAATATTGGTAAATACAATGCAGCTGTTGAACGGGGTTTATCAAAATTCGAAAATTTAGAGGCATCCAAAAAAAAGGCACACGTAATTAAATGGCGTGTAATGGAAAACCTTGATAAATTCTTACCGGAGTTTGAATCAAATTTCCAACGTCGGGGCGGTAAGGTAATCTGGGCCAATAATGCTGAAGAAGCCCAACAGGAAATTCTCAACATCATCAAAAGAAACAACGGCAAAACAGTTATCAAATCAAAATCGATGACCACCGAGGAAATCCACTTAAACGATTTTCTGGAAAAAAACGATATCGAATCTTTAGAAAGTGATTTGGGCGAATATATCGTTCAATTGCTTGGTCAGGCTCCATACCATATTGTTACTCCCGCCATGCACTTAAGTGCAACAGATATTGCACAGTTATTTCACGATAAATTTGGCACACCTATCGATGCCACTCCCCCTCAGCTGGTGCAAAAAGCAAGGGAATTACTCCGCGATAAATACTTAAATGCTGATATCGGTATTAGCGGTGGCAATTTTTTAATAGCCGATACCGGAAGTATTGCCTTGACGGAGAATGAAGGTAATGCGCGTTTAAGTACCACTTTCCCAAAAATCCATATTGCCATAGTAGGCATCGAAAAGGTAATTCCTTCTATAGCAGACCTTGATCTTTTCTGGCCTTTACTGGCATCACATGGAACCGGTCAGAACTTAACGGTTTACAATACCATTTTAAGTGGTCCACGCCAACCTAATGAAACAGACGGGCCAGAAGAAATGTATGTGATTTTGCTGGATAATGGCCGAACCAATTTATTGGCACAAAAAGATCAAAGACAAGGCTTGTATTGCATCCGTTGCGGTGCGTGTTTAAATGCTTGTCCGGTTTATAAAAATATCGGTGGTCACACTTATAACACAACCTATAGCGGGCCTATCGGTTCGGTAATCACCCCTCATTTAAAGGGCATGGAAGAATTTAAACATTTAAGTTATGCTTCTAGTCTTTGCGGTAAATGTTCTGAGGTATGCCCGGTAAAAATCGACATCCACAAAATGCTCCTGCTAAACCGAAGGGATGCCGCCTCAGGGCATGAAAACGGCAAAAAAGAGGAAATTGGTTGGAGCATGTTTAGCAGAATGATGCAAAAACGCAAGTGGATGGATTTCTTTGGTGGGAAATTTAAAAATTTTATGCTTAGCACTTTCTTTAAAAAGAGTTGGGGCAAATACCGCGAAATGCCAAAAGTTGCCGATAAATCTTTTGCTAAACAATGGGAAGAATTGAAAAAAAATAAGGAGTCTTAA
- a CDS encoding amidohydrolase family protein, with translation MGTFKVKGNIINITKRNIFFGEVAVEGGKIKSITKISEQKEGAHFISPGFIDSHVHIESSMLIPSEFARLAVVHGTVSTISDPHEIANVCGMEGVEFMIENGNTVPFKFNFGAPSCVPATIFETAGAELDHDDVKSLLERSEIKYLSEMMNFPGVLYKDEEVLKKIAAAHHLGKPVDGHAPGLRGDAVQQYINAGISTDHECFTAEEALDKLQRGMKILIREGSAAKNFEALIDLLNDWPEMMMFCSDDKHPDSLVENHINQLCTRAVEKGIDIFNVLQAACINPILHYKLDVGSLQINDDADFIIIEDLKTFKVKQTYINGLLLAENGKTVGNWVKHVEDRESVNHFDCSLKKEEDFIYPFTGQKEIPVIEALDGQLITNKISAKPKVLNQNVISDLENDVLKMVVVNRYHDAPIAISFVKKLWLKTGCHSLKCCTR, from the coding sequence ATGGGCACTTTCAAAGTCAAAGGGAATATCATCAACATCACCAAGCGAAATATTTTTTTTGGCGAAGTAGCAGTTGAAGGTGGAAAAATAAAATCAATCACCAAAATTTCTGAACAGAAAGAAGGTGCTCATTTTATCTCACCAGGCTTTATCGATAGCCACGTGCACATCGAAAGCAGTATGCTAATCCCAAGTGAATTTGCGCGATTGGCGGTTGTTCATGGAACAGTATCAACCATTAGTGACCCACACGAAATTGCCAATGTTTGTGGAATGGAAGGCGTAGAGTTTATGATTGAAAATGGCAATACCGTGCCTTTTAAATTTAACTTCGGTGCACCTAGTTGTGTTCCAGCTACCATTTTTGAGACGGCTGGAGCTGAATTGGATCATGATGATGTAAAGTCACTTCTAGAACGTTCGGAAATAAAATATCTGAGCGAAATGATGAATTTCCCTGGTGTGCTTTACAAAGATGAAGAAGTTTTAAAAAAGATCGCGGCTGCACACCACCTAGGTAAACCTGTTGATGGACATGCCCCGGGTTTACGTGGCGACGCTGTTCAACAATATATCAACGCCGGAATTTCTACCGATCATGAATGTTTTACCGCCGAAGAAGCATTGGATAAATTACAGCGCGGTATGAAAATACTAATCCGCGAAGGAAGTGCAGCCAAAAATTTTGAGGCGTTGATTGATCTACTAAACGATTGGCCGGAAATGATGATGTTCTGTAGCGACGATAAACATCCGGACAGTTTAGTCGAAAATCATATTAATCAACTCTGTACAAGAGCAGTAGAAAAGGGAATTGATATTTTTAATGTATTGCAGGCAGCCTGTATCAATCCTATTCTTCACTACAAATTAGATGTTGGCTCACTCCAGATCAATGATGATGCAGATTTTATTATAATAGAAGATTTAAAAACATTCAAGGTTAAACAAACCTATATCAATGGCTTATTGCTAGCCGAAAATGGAAAAACAGTTGGCAATTGGGTAAAACATGTAGAAGATCGCGAATCGGTAAACCATTTCGATTGCAGCTTGAAAAAGGAAGAAGATTTTATTTATCCATTTACCGGACAAAAAGAAATTCCAGTTATTGAAGCATTAGACGGGCAATTGATTACCAACAAAATATCTGCTAAACCGAAAGTTTTAAATCAAAATGTCATTAGTGATCTGGAGAATGATGTTTTGAAAATGGTGGTCGTAAACCGCTATCACGATGCGCCTATTGCAATATCATTCGTAAAAAAACTTTGGCTTAAAACAGGGTGCCATAGCCTCAAGTGTTGCACACGATAG
- a CDS encoding helix-turn-helix domain-containing protein: MVAPTGIAAINAAGVTIHSLFQLPFGAFFPDAAGSLINENINFNFNTPKTLVKHLNMQGNKRRMLQELELLVIDEVSMLRADMLDAIDFALRYVRRNRNVPFGGVQLLFIGDLHQLPPVVKNDEWRIMAKFYKSIYFFDALALQDNPPVYIELDKIYRQDDTVFIDLLNNLRNNKITAEDTALLRQHFKQDFKPAADENYITLTTHNNKADSINRERLAQLKTKSYFFEAKIQGEFNEYAYPNDKSLELKVGAQVMFIKNDMTAEKRYYNGKIGVVHHIEKDIIEIELPEDRTVIEISRYTWENVKYKLDEATNEIKENVAGSFIQYPIKLAWAITVHKSQGLTFDKAIIDVGDAFAPGQAYVALSRLRSLKGLVLTSHLRDSGLQQDQNVHYFSKTKQPSEVLNEQISIESYTFIRSYLLAAFDLNLIRYYLKEHRQTFDKSEKSAKQRHEDWTDTIYTDFQKITATADTFVNQLKNLFAQQTEHTLFNVSKRVEAALKYFNPLVKEISDRFLAQIEVIKEEKQIKTYVTELLELEILVYEQLKKMHKSKALLQALIEGKEFSKADTDALLNTVERNNQLQKAIQLKGETLKVKSAAEKKKKEPKIDTKLVSFELYEQGKTIDEIAKERGFSAGTIEGHLAYYVSTQQLDVTKLVKANKIRNISDAVESQKTKSMATIREFLGKDYSFGEIKLVLASLFPSEE, translated from the coding sequence ATTGTAGCACCAACAGGTATTGCTGCAATCAATGCAGCTGGGGTAACCATTCACTCGCTTTTTCAGCTCCCTTTTGGGGCTTTCTTCCCAGATGCAGCCGGAAGCTTGATCAATGAAAATATCAACTTCAACTTTAATACGCCTAAAACTTTAGTAAAACATTTAAACATGCAGGGCAATAAACGCCGCATGTTGCAGGAATTAGAGTTATTGGTGATTGATGAGGTAAGTATGCTGCGCGCAGATATGCTCGATGCGATCGATTTTGCTTTGCGGTATGTCCGCCGGAACAGAAATGTTCCTTTTGGAGGAGTACAACTCTTGTTTATCGGCGATCTGCACCAATTGCCGCCAGTAGTAAAAAATGATGAATGGCGCATTATGGCCAAATTTTATAAAAGCATTTATTTCTTCGATGCACTAGCATTGCAGGATAATCCACCGGTTTATATCGAACTGGATAAAATTTATCGTCAGGATGACACTGTTTTTATTGATCTGCTCAATAACCTGCGGAACAATAAAATCACCGCAGAAGATACAGCATTACTCAGACAGCATTTCAAACAGGATTTTAAACCTGCGGCCGATGAAAATTACATCACTTTAACTACACACAACAATAAGGCCGATAGTATAAACCGCGAAAGGTTGGCCCAGTTAAAGACCAAATCTTACTTTTTTGAGGCAAAAATTCAAGGCGAATTTAATGAATATGCTTACCCGAATGATAAAAGTTTAGAGTTAAAGGTTGGCGCACAGGTCATGTTCATTAAAAATGATATGACTGCCGAGAAAAGGTATTACAATGGCAAAATAGGGGTAGTGCACCATATTGAGAAAGATATAATCGAAATTGAACTTCCTGAGGATAGGACAGTTATTGAGATTTCTCGTTATACCTGGGAGAACGTTAAGTATAAACTGGATGAAGCGACCAATGAGATTAAGGAAAATGTAGCTGGTTCGTTTATTCAATACCCCATAAAACTGGCCTGGGCAATAACCGTACATAAAAGTCAGGGTTTAACCTTTGATAAGGCCATTATTGATGTCGGGGATGCCTTTGCGCCTGGTCAGGCCTATGTAGCCTTATCGCGCTTACGTTCGTTAAAGGGTTTGGTTTTGACTTCTCACCTACGCGATAGTGGTTTGCAACAGGATCAGAATGTGCATTATTTCTCTAAAACAAAACAGCCCTCAGAGGTACTCAACGAGCAGATCAGTATAGAGAGTTATACTTTTATCCGCAGCTATTTGCTTGCGGCATTCGATCTGAATCTGATCCGCTATTACTTAAAAGAACACCGTCAGACATTTGATAAAAGTGAAAAATCGGCCAAGCAAAGGCATGAAGATTGGACCGATACCATTTATACCGACTTTCAAAAAATAACGGCTACGGCCGATACATTTGTAAATCAGCTGAAAAACCTGTTTGCACAGCAAACTGAACACACTTTATTTAATGTATCGAAAAGGGTAGAGGCTGCCTTAAAATATTTTAATCCGCTGGTAAAAGAGATTTCAGACCGTTTTCTGGCTCAAATTGAAGTGATAAAAGAAGAAAAACAAATTAAAACCTACGTTACAGAACTGTTGGAACTCGAAATTTTGGTATATGAGCAACTAAAAAAAATGCATAAAAGCAAAGCATTGTTGCAAGCGCTTATCGAAGGTAAAGAGTTTAGCAAAGCCGATACGGATGCACTGTTGAATACGGTAGAAAGAAACAATCAGCTCCAAAAAGCGATCCAGTTAAAAGGAGAAACGCTCAAAGTAAAATCTGCAGCAGAGAAAAAGAAAAAAGAGCCAAAGATTGATACCAAGTTAGTGAGCTTCGAGCTTTATGAGCAAGGGAAAACCATCGACGAAATTGCAAAGGAACGTGGCTTTTCTGCCGGTACCATTGAGGGGCATTTGGCTTATTACGTTTCTACGCAACAATTGGATGTGACCAAACTGGTAAAGGCCAATAAAATCAGAAACATCAGCGATGCGGTGGAGAGCCAAAAAACAAAATCGATGGCTACGATAAGGGAATTTTTAGGTAAAGATTATTCTTTCGGTGAGATCAAGCTCGTGCTGGCATCGTTGTTTCCATCAGAGGAATAA
- a CDS encoding GxxExxY protein → MDENELSRIVIGLAIEVHSALGPGLLESAYKECLYYKILKAGLFVEKEKIMPLIFDEVKLDCGYRIDILVEHKLVLELKSIEAFNEIHLAQTLTYMKLGNYKLGLLMNFNVIRLKDGLKRVVNGL, encoded by the coding sequence ATGGATGAGAATGAATTATCAAGAATTGTAATCGGATTAGCAATAGAAGTTCATAGTGCTTTAGGTCCTGGTCTGTTGGAAAGCGCCTATAAAGAATGTCTGTATTATAAAATTCTCAAGGCAGGATTATTTGTTGAAAAGGAAAAGATAATGCCTTTAATTTTCGATGAGGTAAAACTAGACTGTGGATATCGAATTGATATTTTAGTAGAACACAAATTGGTTTTAGAATTGAAAAGTATAGAAGCATTTAACGAGATTCATTTGGCTCAAACATTAACTTATATGAAGTTAGGTAATTACAAATTAGGTCTTTTGATGAATTTTAACGTAATTAGGTTAAAGGATGGATTAAAACGTGTAGTGAATGGCTTATAA
- a CDS encoding alpha-ketoacid dehydrogenase subunit alpha/beta — protein sequence MQFNRGDKDNEFLLNLYRRLLYPRMVEEKMLKLLRQGRIGKWFSGIGQEAIAVGSTLAMQSDEYILPMHRNLGVFTSRDIPLKKLMAQWQGKITGFTKGRDRSFHFGTQEYKIIGMISHLGPQMALADGIALADVLRNQPHATLVYTGEGATSEGDFHEAVNVAAVWNLPVIFLIENNGYGLSTPKSEQFRCKNLVDKAIGYGVEGIQIDGNNILEVYNTINQLAMEIRKDPRPVLVECLTFRMRGHEEASGTKYVPQELFDEWGKKDPLSNYETYLIEQGVLTSDSIIDIKIQVKRDIELEVEEAFNEDEPIANANQEEVDMYFPYTQQVIQPNPSSIEKRYLDAITDGLDLAMQKYPNLVLMGQDIADYGGAFKITDGFTAKYGKDRVRNTPICESAIVGAGLGLSINGYKAVVEMQFADFVTVGFNQIVNNLAKTHYRWGEKADVVVRMPTGAGTGAGPFHSQSNEAWFTKTPGLKVVYPAFPEDAKGLLLAAIEDPNPVLYFEHKYLYRSLIAPVPDGYYTTEIGKAVKLAEGNKFAIITYGLGVHWALDYLKQYPESGATLIDLRTLQPWDKEAVWAAVKATGRVLILHEDTLTNGFGAELSAWIGEHCFSYLDAPVMRCASLDTAIPMSKVLEEDFLAKARLAETINKLLKY from the coding sequence ATGCAATTTAACAGAGGAGATAAAGACAACGAGTTCCTACTGAACTTATATAGAAGATTGCTTTACCCTCGGATGGTTGAAGAAAAAATGCTCAAGCTTTTGCGCCAGGGCAGAATTGGCAAGTGGTTTTCGGGTATTGGCCAAGAAGCAATAGCGGTTGGCAGCACCCTAGCCATGCAAAGCGATGAGTACATTTTACCCATGCACCGTAATTTGGGCGTTTTTACTTCACGCGATATTCCTTTAAAAAAACTAATGGCCCAATGGCAAGGCAAAATTACCGGCTTCACCAAAGGCCGCGACCGCTCTTTTCATTTCGGCACACAAGAATATAAAATTATTGGGATGATATCCCACCTTGGCCCCCAAATGGCCTTAGCCGATGGTATCGCACTGGCAGATGTTTTACGCAATCAGCCTCACGCTACTTTGGTTTATACCGGAGAAGGGGCAACCAGCGAAGGCGATTTTCATGAGGCAGTAAATGTTGCCGCAGTTTGGAACCTTCCCGTTATTTTTCTGATCGAAAATAATGGATATGGCCTGTCTACTCCAAAATCAGAACAGTTTAGGTGCAAAAACCTGGTGGATAAAGCCATTGGTTATGGCGTAGAAGGCATTCAGATAGATGGAAATAATATTCTGGAAGTTTATAATACCATTAATCAACTGGCCATGGAAATCCGGAAAGATCCAAGGCCTGTTTTAGTAGAGTGCTTAACTTTCAGAATGCGCGGACATGAAGAAGCATCTGGTACCAAATATGTCCCACAAGAACTTTTTGATGAATGGGGCAAGAAAGATCCGTTGAGTAATTACGAAACCTATTTAATTGAGCAGGGTGTTTTAACATCGGATTCAATTATCGACATCAAAATCCAGGTTAAAAGAGATATTGAGCTGGAAGTTGAAGAAGCTTTTAACGAGGATGAGCCTATTGCTAATGCCAATCAGGAAGAGGTCGACATGTATTTCCCTTACACACAACAGGTTATCCAGCCTAATCCATCTTCTATTGAAAAAAGATATCTGGATGCGATAACCGATGGTTTGGATCTGGCTATGCAGAAATACCCTAATCTGGTTTTAATGGGACAGGACATTGCCGATTATGGTGGGGCTTTCAAAATTACAGATGGTTTTACTGCTAAATATGGAAAAGACAGAGTGCGTAATACCCCTATTTGCGAATCAGCCATCGTAGGTGCAGGTTTGGGTCTATCCATAAATGGTTATAAAGCAGTTGTAGAAATGCAATTTGCCGATTTTGTGACTGTAGGCTTTAATCAGATCGTGAATAATCTGGCCAAAACGCATTATCGTTGGGGCGAAAAGGCCGATGTAGTGGTACGCATGCCCACAGGTGCCGGAACAGGTGCTGGGCCATTTCACTCACAGAGCAATGAGGCCTGGTTTACCAAAACACCAGGATTGAAAGTTGTTTACCCTGCTTTCCCCGAAGATGCAAAAGGTTTGCTATTGGCAGCGATTGAAGATCCAAACCCAGTGCTTTACTTTGAACATAAATACCTCTATAGAAGTTTAATTGCTCCAGTTCCTGATGGCTATTATACTACAGAGATTGGTAAAGCAGTTAAGCTTGCCGAAGGAAATAAATTCGCAATCATTACCTATGGGCTAGGTGTACATTGGGCTTTAGATTACTTAAAACAGTATCCTGAAAGCGGTGCTACATTAATTGATCTACGTACATTACAGCCCTGGGATAAAGAAGCTGTATGGGCCGCTGTTAAAGCAACCGGAAGAGTTTTAATTTTGCACGAAGACACCTTAACAAATGGTTTTGGTGCTGAATTATCGGCCTGGATCGGAGAACATTGTTTCTCTTACCTCGATGCACCAGTAATGCGCTGTGCGAGCTTAGATACTGCAATTCCTATGAGCAAAGTACTAGAAGAAGATTTTTTAGCTAAAGCAAGATTAGCAGAAACGATTAATAAATTATTGAAATATTGA
- a CDS encoding SprT-like domain-containing protein, protein MEKVKVLAQYMPEPAAPLIAKWIDYFQCEFKIAKTRSTKLGDYRHPYQGKGHRISVNFNLNHYAFLVTTVHEFAHLLTWNDFKNKVKPHGTEWKKNFQRMMIPFFDMNIFPADIHKAIDNYMSNPAASSCSDLHLSRALKKYDNNKSETLHLEQLPINTTFKIKDGRRFTKGERIRKRYRCICLDDKRVYLFNPLAEVFVVE, encoded by the coding sequence ATGGAAAAGGTTAAAGTTTTAGCACAGTACATGCCCGAACCAGCGGCACCGTTAATTGCAAAGTGGATTGATTATTTTCAATGTGAATTTAAGATAGCCAAAACCCGTTCTACAAAACTGGGCGATTACCGCCATCCTTATCAAGGCAAAGGCCATCGTATTTCGGTGAATTTCAATCTCAATCATTATGCTTTTCTGGTTACCACAGTACATGAGTTTGCGCATTTGCTCACCTGGAACGATTTCAAGAATAAAGTAAAACCGCATGGAACAGAATGGAAAAAGAACTTCCAGCGGATGATGATTCCCTTTTTTGATATGAATATCTTTCCAGCCGATATCCACAAAGCAATTGATAATTATATGTCGAATCCTGCGGCATCCAGTTGTTCTGACCTGCATTTATCACGTGCTTTAAAAAAATACGACAACAATAAATCTGAGACCTTGCATTTAGAGCAATTGCCGATTAATACCACTTTTAAAATTAAAGATGGCAGGCGTTTTACCAAAGGCGAACGGATTAGGAAGCGGTACCGATGTATTTGTTTAGATGACAAACGGGTTTACCTGTTTAACCCTTTGGCCGAGGTTTTTGTAGTGGAATAA
- a CDS encoding adenine deaminase C-terminal domain-containing protein translates to MIKSICEAVNLVIKETGGVVALGNGKEEVLALPVAGLMSNQNGYKVAESYTSIDQFAKDLGSTLLAPFMTLSFMALLVIPHLKLSDKGLFDGDEFKFV, encoded by the coding sequence ATGATAAAAAGCATCTGCGAAGCTGTAAATTTAGTGATCAAAGAAACCGGAGGTGTGGTGGCACTGGGAAATGGGAAAGAAGAAGTTTTGGCTTTACCAGTTGCCGGGTTAATGAGCAATCAAAATGGCTACAAAGTGGCAGAAAGTTATACTTCAATAGATCAGTTTGCGAAAGATTTAGGCTCTACTTTGCTTGCCCCTTTTATGACGCTTTCTTTTATGGCCTTATTGGTAATTCCACATTTAAAGCTTAGCGATAAAGGTTTATTTGATGGGGATGAGTTTAAGTTTGTGTAA